One stretch of Chitinophaga pendula DNA includes these proteins:
- a CDS encoding DUF4091 domain-containing protein has product MKLIGTMLLSLASSLAMAQASNFHIYQELPDPAKMDLSSWAKVGKGIHAAFGDADTRYPKHVVPGATPLQTTWEVTAWRGERVHTQLVLWTGGAQAGVSIELSPLKDERGHRIDRARISAGFLRYVMTDELNKDGTGCGYRKAKDFDSSLVADAIDRVAATDIPDHTTQPVWLSVDVPAGAPAGTYKGYLKVRVGANFYPEMLHYTIHVKDRVLPAPADRKFHLDLWQSPDAVARMYQVPKWSAAHYKAMAPYMQLLAAAGQKVITASIIYDPWNAQTEDIYASTIKWTKKKDGSWEYDYRVFDAWISFMMQQGIRQQINCYSMIPWNLKFYYYDEAAGRDTFIVAKTSTPEYAAHWKPMLTDFARHLKAKGWFDKTVIAMDERPLKDMQDAITLIKSVDKQFKISLAGNYHPEIVADLYDYCVASNQEVPAAVKEQRRAGGLLTTYYTCCTEGYPNTFSFSPPAEAAWLPWHAALKGYDGYLRWAYNSWVQRPMQDSRFRTWAAGDTYFVYPGVRSSIRFERLLEGIQDYEKIRLLRTEFRQVGNMAGLQQLEELLSTFELDRLKTEPAAEMLRKAKAGLNKL; this is encoded by the coding sequence ATGGACCTTTCTTCCTGGGCGAAGGTCGGCAAGGGTATACATGCTGCTTTCGGAGATGCAGATACCCGTTATCCAAAACATGTTGTTCCGGGCGCTACGCCACTGCAAACTACCTGGGAGGTGACTGCCTGGAGAGGGGAGCGAGTGCATACCCAGCTGGTGTTATGGACTGGCGGAGCGCAGGCGGGCGTCAGCATAGAGTTGTCTCCGCTGAAAGATGAGCGAGGGCACCGTATTGACCGTGCGCGTATCAGCGCCGGTTTTTTGCGTTATGTAATGACGGATGAGCTGAATAAGGATGGTACCGGTTGCGGGTATCGTAAGGCGAAGGATTTTGATTCATCGCTGGTGGCTGATGCGATTGATCGTGTAGCCGCTACTGATATACCTGATCATACTACGCAGCCCGTGTGGCTTAGTGTAGATGTACCGGCAGGTGCACCGGCCGGCACTTACAAGGGTTACCTGAAGGTGCGCGTGGGCGCTAATTTTTATCCGGAGATGCTGCACTATACGATACATGTAAAAGACAGGGTGTTGCCGGCTCCTGCGGATCGTAAGTTCCACCTGGACCTGTGGCAGAGCCCCGATGCGGTGGCCCGTATGTACCAGGTGCCGAAGTGGAGTGCTGCGCATTACAAGGCGATGGCGCCGTACATGCAGTTGCTGGCAGCTGCCGGGCAGAAGGTTATTACAGCCAGTATCATTTACGATCCCTGGAATGCGCAGACGGAGGATATCTATGCGAGCACGATCAAGTGGACGAAAAAGAAGGACGGCAGTTGGGAGTATGATTACCGTGTATTTGACGCGTGGATATCGTTTATGATGCAGCAGGGTATCCGCCAGCAGATCAACTGTTACAGTATGATCCCGTGGAACCTGAAGTTCTATTACTATGATGAGGCAGCGGGTCGGGATACTTTCATTGTGGCGAAGACGAGTACGCCGGAGTATGCGGCGCATTGGAAGCCGATGCTGACGGATTTTGCGCGTCATCTGAAGGCGAAGGGCTGGTTTGACAAGACGGTAATTGCGATGGATGAACGGCCTTTGAAAGATATGCAGGATGCTATTACGTTGATCAAGTCGGTGGATAAGCAATTTAAAATCTCATTGGCAGGTAATTATCATCCGGAGATAGTAGCGGATCTGTACGACTATTGTGTGGCATCGAACCAGGAGGTACCGGCGGCAGTGAAGGAGCAACGTCGGGCCGGCGGGCTGTTGACGACCTACTATACCTGTTGTACGGAAGGGTATCCGAATACGTTCAGTTTTTCGCCACCGGCGGAAGCTGCGTGGTTGCCCTGGCATGCGGCTTTGAAGGGCTACGACGGTTACCTGAGATGGGCGTATAACAGCTGGGTACAGCGGCCGATGCAGGATTCGCGGTTCCGTACCTGGGCGGCTGGTGATACCTATTTCGTGTATCCCGGGGTACGTAGTTCTATCCGGTTTGAGCGGTTGTTGGAGGGGATACAGGACTATGAGAAGATCCGTTTGTTACGGACGGAGTTCCGGCAGGTGGGTAATATGGCGGGATTGCAGCAGCTAGAGGAGTTGTTGTCTACGTTTGAGCTGGACCGGTTGAAGACGGAACCGGCAGCGGAGATGTTACGTAAGGCGAAAGCTGGATTGAATAAGTTGTAG
- a CDS encoding cell division protein FtsQ/DivIB has protein sequence MQIQTRKALKRAGTAVLWIAALTGFVVLLAAAVQDKETATCKGIVVKFSGNDDNFFIEEKDIKALITKEKTNNPVGKTIGSINIAQLESIVSKDPWVKEADIFLDNHQYLNIKVTQREPVARIFTFSGNSFYLDTQGERIPVSSRYAARVPVFTGFPVDASRLQKADSLLSTEIVNMGHFLTEDPFWMAQVEQVIITGDRKFELVPKLGDHIIEFGEGENIAKKFGKLMAFYKEGLSKVGWNNYTRINIAYENEVVCTRKDGYTTPTPQRPPADTSRFEPDQTMEPENATDEETTVQPATLAANTAPKPAGKPAEKPTPTHTVKKETAAPVKKVTPPKKATTVKKIEKPAATAAKHKGKDLTGPQQQQPKAIYKPVKKSVNTTKNNKTP, from the coding sequence ATGCAGATACAAACACGCAAAGCTTTAAAACGCGCAGGTACAGCCGTCCTCTGGATAGCTGCACTGACAGGCTTTGTCGTGCTCCTCGCAGCCGCCGTTCAAGACAAAGAAACAGCTACCTGCAAAGGCATCGTTGTCAAATTCTCCGGCAATGACGACAACTTCTTCATCGAAGAAAAAGACATCAAAGCCCTCATCACCAAAGAAAAAACAAACAACCCTGTCGGAAAAACAATAGGCAGCATCAACATAGCACAGCTGGAATCCATCGTATCAAAAGATCCTTGGGTAAAAGAAGCCGATATCTTCCTCGACAATCACCAATACCTCAATATCAAGGTAACACAGCGTGAACCCGTCGCCAGGATATTCACCTTCTCCGGCAACAGCTTCTACCTCGATACTCAGGGCGAACGTATCCCCGTATCATCCAGGTACGCCGCCAGAGTACCCGTATTCACAGGATTCCCCGTCGATGCCAGCCGCCTGCAAAAAGCAGACAGCCTGCTCAGCACCGAAATAGTTAATATGGGCCACTTCCTCACAGAAGACCCCTTCTGGATGGCACAGGTAGAACAGGTAATCATCACCGGCGATCGCAAATTCGAACTGGTACCAAAACTCGGCGACCATATCATCGAATTCGGCGAAGGAGAAAACATAGCAAAAAAGTTTGGCAAGCTTATGGCTTTCTATAAAGAAGGACTCAGCAAAGTAGGTTGGAATAACTATACCCGCATCAATATCGCTTACGAAAATGAAGTGGTATGCACCCGCAAAGATGGTTACACCACGCCAACGCCACAACGACCTCCTGCCGATACCTCCAGGTTCGAACCCGATCAAACCATGGAGCCCGAAAACGCAACCGACGAAGAAACAACGGTACAACCAGCAACACTGGCCGCCAATACAGCGCCCAAACCTGCCGGTAAACCAGCGGAAAAACCAACACCAACGCATACTGTAAAAAAAGAAACAGCAGCGCCGGTAAAAAAGGTAACGCCGCCCAAAAAAGCAACAACAGTCAAAAAAATAGAAAAACCTGCTGCTACAGCAGCAAAACACAAAGGAAAGGATCTGACCGGCCCGCAGCAGCAACAGCCGAAAGCAATTTACAAACCGGTGAAGAAATCTGTCAACACAACAAAAAACAATAAAACGCCATGA
- the ftsA gene encoding cell division protein FtsA has protein sequence MNQEAPIIVGLDIGTTKIAAIAGRKNEYGKLEILGFGKAPSFGVQHGMVLNIDQTIKAIRQALENCYASNPNLEINEVYVGIAGHHIKSLQTRGDIVRNDTDAEISQKDIDQLINDQYKTVIPASDQIIDVIPQQYIVDSLQNITYPIGMSGVKVGANFHIITGDKNAIRNINRSVEKSGLKIRDLVLQPLASAAAVMCDMDFEAGVAIVDIGGGTTDLAVFYEGILKHTAVIPYGGENITNDIKNGLGVLKTQAEQMKVQFGYALADEAKNNAYITIPGLRGQSPKEISVKNLAHIIQARMSEILDFVVYHLKQIGMDNKMLNGGIILTGGGSQLKHLIQLTEYTTGVNARIGYPNEHLASGHIDELTKPMYATCVGLILKGYNDFENDRRALEENYVKINTSYIAKEQAAQAASTDDQWEQQEEEETLPTPEQIQDRKVKERNASLKSFLDRMKTKIIDMFTEEEDTKL, from the coding sequence ATGAATCAGGAAGCTCCCATCATTGTAGGCCTGGATATCGGAACTACGAAGATTGCTGCCATTGCAGGAAGGAAGAATGAATACGGGAAACTGGAAATCCTGGGATTCGGTAAAGCGCCGTCCTTCGGTGTACAGCACGGTATGGTGCTCAACATCGATCAGACAATTAAAGCAATACGTCAGGCGCTTGAAAACTGTTATGCCTCGAATCCAAACCTGGAGATCAATGAAGTGTACGTGGGGATTGCAGGGCACCATATCAAAAGTCTCCAGACAAGAGGAGACATCGTTCGCAACGATACAGATGCAGAAATATCACAGAAAGATATAGATCAGCTGATCAATGATCAATATAAAACCGTGATCCCCGCCAGTGACCAGATCATTGACGTGATCCCGCAACAATATATCGTCGACAGCCTCCAGAATATCACCTATCCCATCGGCATGTCCGGTGTCAAAGTAGGCGCTAACTTCCATATCATCACCGGCGATAAAAACGCTATCCGAAACATCAACCGCAGCGTCGAAAAATCCGGCCTTAAGATCCGCGATCTCGTATTACAACCGCTGGCCTCCGCCGCCGCCGTAATGTGCGATATGGACTTCGAAGCCGGCGTCGCCATCGTCGATATAGGGGGCGGTACCACCGACCTCGCCGTGTTCTACGAAGGTATCCTCAAACACACCGCAGTCATCCCATACGGTGGTGAAAATATCACCAACGATATTAAAAATGGCCTCGGCGTACTCAAAACACAGGCAGAACAGATGAAAGTACAATTTGGCTACGCCCTCGCCGACGAAGCCAAAAACAATGCTTACATCACCATACCAGGTCTCCGCGGTCAAAGCCCCAAAGAGATCTCCGTTAAAAACCTCGCCCACATCATCCAGGCACGCATGAGCGAAATACTCGACTTCGTCGTTTATCACCTCAAACAAATCGGCATGGACAATAAGATGCTCAATGGCGGTATCATCCTCACAGGTGGTGGCTCCCAACTCAAACATCTTATCCAGCTCACCGAATATACCACCGGCGTAAACGCTCGCATCGGATACCCGAACGAACACCTCGCCAGCGGCCATATCGACGAGCTCACCAAACCAATGTACGCCACCTGCGTAGGCCTCATTCTCAAAGGATACAACGACTTCGAAAACGATCGCCGCGCCCTCGAAGAAAACTATGTAAAGATCAACACCAGCTACATTGCCAAAGAACAAGCCGCACAGGCTGCCTCCACAGATGATCAGTGGGAACAGCAGGAAGAAGAAGAAACATTACCAACACCCGAACAGATACAGGACAGAAAAGTAAAGGAACGTAACGCTTCGCTCAAATCATTCCTCGACCGGATGAAAACGAAGATCATAGACATGTTCACAGAAGAAGAAGATACTAAACTATAA
- the murG gene encoding undecaprenyldiphospho-muramoylpentapeptide beta-N-acetylglucosaminyltransferase, which yields MMQRKVIIAGGGTGGHIFPAIAIANALKKIDPQTDILFVGAVGKMEMEKVPQAGYPIEGLEIAGFNRSNIFKNILLPFKILKSLSKAKRILKEFQPNVVVGVGGYASFPMLRQAQRKGMPTLIQEQNSFAGKTNMILGKRANKICVAYDNMEKFFPADKILLTGNPVRGSITQSAVTKEEAMQYFSLRPERKTIFAVGGSLGAKSINEGLQPLLQQFVEKDIQLIWQTGKPYYETAKAAASPYASHIKVFDFINLMDFAYKAADVVISRAGALAIAELCVVKKPVIFIPYPFAAEDHQTFNAKSLVDKHAALMIKDSEAAAQLGNTVFSLIQNKALMEQLEQNIAALGNPNADMTIAREVTYLIK from the coding sequence ATGATGCAACGCAAAGTAATTATAGCAGGTGGTGGTACAGGAGGACATATCTTCCCGGCCATCGCTATCGCCAATGCGTTGAAAAAAATAGATCCGCAGACCGATATCCTGTTCGTTGGCGCCGTCGGCAAAATGGAAATGGAAAAAGTGCCTCAGGCAGGATATCCTATAGAAGGCCTCGAAATAGCCGGATTCAACCGCAGCAATATCTTTAAAAACATACTGCTGCCATTCAAAATATTAAAAAGCCTGAGCAAGGCAAAACGTATCCTCAAAGAATTCCAACCCAACGTCGTCGTTGGCGTCGGCGGATACGCCTCCTTCCCCATGCTCAGACAAGCCCAGCGAAAGGGTATGCCCACCCTCATCCAGGAACAGAACTCCTTCGCCGGCAAAACCAACATGATACTGGGCAAACGCGCAAATAAAATCTGCGTCGCCTACGATAACATGGAGAAATTCTTCCCGGCTGATAAGATACTCCTCACCGGCAACCCCGTTAGAGGTAGCATCACCCAGTCCGCAGTCACCAAAGAAGAAGCCATGCAATACTTCTCCCTGCGGCCGGAAAGAAAAACAATATTCGCCGTAGGAGGTAGCCTCGGCGCCAAATCCATCAACGAAGGACTGCAACCACTGTTGCAACAATTCGTAGAAAAAGATATACAACTGATCTGGCAAACAGGGAAACCGTACTACGAAACAGCCAAAGCCGCTGCTTCCCCCTACGCCTCCCATATCAAAGTCTTTGACTTCATCAACCTCATGGACTTTGCCTACAAAGCAGCAGATGTAGTCATCTCCCGCGCAGGCGCACTGGCCATCGCAGAACTCTGCGTAGTGAAAAAACCGGTCATCTTCATCCCGTACCCATTCGCGGCAGAAGACCACCAGACATTCAACGCCAAAAGCCTCGTAGATAAACACGCTGCACTCATGATCAAAGACAGCGAAGCCGCCGCCCAGCTAGGCAACACCGTGTTCAGCCTCATCCAGAATAAGGCCCTCATGGAACAGCTGGAACAAAACATCGCCGCGCTGGGCAACCCCAACGCCGATATGACAATAGCAAGAGAAGTGACTTACTTGATTAAATAG
- a CDS encoding Crp/Fnr family transcriptional regulator, translated as MEQLQQALKQFAGISDEDWQLSAPHWRSLHIKKGNFFNHHNHVCKHVAFIVKGFFRLYYVDTKTDKEHNLFFLGHQHFMVSLKSFLTGIPCPYNIQATEDAELFVIDNETLQQLYNSHGWERFGRLLAEQYFIYNQARAEDLLTRTAEERYLLLLEQYPDILNRVSLGHISSYLGLEGPSLSRIRKRLANRR; from the coding sequence ATGGAACAACTACAACAGGCACTCAAACAATTCGCCGGCATCTCCGATGAAGACTGGCAACTCTCTGCCCCCCACTGGCGTTCCCTGCATATCAAAAAAGGTAACTTCTTCAACCACCACAACCACGTATGCAAACACGTCGCCTTCATCGTCAAAGGTTTCTTCCGCCTCTATTACGTCGATACCAAAACCGATAAAGAACACAACCTCTTCTTCCTCGGCCACCAACACTTCATGGTATCCCTCAAAAGTTTCCTCACCGGCATCCCCTGCCCCTATAACATACAAGCCACCGAAGATGCCGAACTGTTCGTCATCGACAATGAAACCCTCCAGCAACTCTATAACTCACATGGCTGGGAACGTTTCGGCCGCCTCCTCGCCGAACAATACTTCATCTACAACCAGGCACGCGCCGAAGACCTCCTCACCCGCACCGCCGAAGAACGATACCTCCTCCTCCTCGAACAATACCCGGATATCCTGAATCGTGTTTCTTTAGGCCATATTTCGTCTTATCTGGGCCTGGAAGGACCCTCGCTCAGCAGGATCAGAAAACGGCTCGCCAACAGGCGCTAA
- the ftsZ gene encoding cell division protein FtsZ produces the protein MIHFDLPKEKSSIIKVIGIGGGGSNAVNHMYGQRIEGVNFIICNTDAQAIANSPVPNKIQLGPHLTQGLGAGANPKIGEQATEESFEEIKKILEVNTKMAFITAGMGGGTGTGGAPIIAKICKELGILTVGIVTTPFSYEGKKRMLQAEEGVNRLKEYVDTLLIISNDKLRQKFGDLKFKAAFEKADNVLATAAKCITDVINSTGQINVDFADVCTVMRNGGVAILGAAVAEGEDRAQKAIEEALTSPLLNDNEIRGAKWILINISSSEGEFEHTLDEMDIIQAYVQSQAGEDCDVILGVGYDHTLDRKLGVTIIATGFEQRPIQQMKANAAEAPRKEEKIVLHLNNNTTATKEPEEKKVNNQGTLFQEPVDIMAPRLVEPIVAHPEPPASFTQQPAPAPQLDRQQYVVNIEPAPAPQPATPQPQTNNNVNVIPPQQNNAAGGYPARPAQIYIEPNNPPAADKSEMQMVFREEETPAQDGNQPPHYTIDDFEEQKRKQAERVAKLRSISFNVKNMDSNAEIENVPAYVRRNVNLDNGAGSAENFYSNYTITDNGQPNQTEINTINTFLDGKKPD, from the coding sequence ATGATACATTTTGATCTTCCAAAGGAGAAATCCTCCATCATCAAGGTCATCGGCATTGGTGGTGGCGGAAGCAATGCGGTAAACCACATGTATGGTCAACGCATAGAAGGGGTGAATTTCATTATCTGTAACACCGACGCCCAAGCAATCGCGAATAGCCCAGTGCCCAACAAAATACAGCTGGGCCCACACTTGACGCAAGGGCTGGGTGCCGGCGCCAATCCCAAGATAGGCGAACAGGCAACGGAGGAATCCTTTGAAGAAATCAAAAAAATACTGGAGGTCAATACCAAAATGGCCTTCATCACCGCAGGTATGGGTGGTGGTACCGGCACCGGTGGTGCCCCGATCATCGCCAAAATCTGTAAAGAACTGGGTATCCTTACCGTAGGTATCGTTACCACCCCGTTCTCTTACGAAGGCAAAAAAAGAATGCTGCAGGCAGAAGAAGGCGTAAACAGACTCAAAGAATACGTCGACACTCTCCTCATCATCTCCAACGATAAACTGCGCCAGAAATTCGGAGACCTTAAATTCAAAGCCGCCTTCGAAAAAGCAGATAATGTACTCGCTACCGCCGCCAAATGTATCACCGATGTGATCAACTCCACCGGCCAGATCAACGTCGATTTCGCCGATGTATGCACCGTGATGCGTAACGGTGGCGTTGCCATACTCGGTGCCGCCGTAGCCGAAGGCGAAGACAGAGCACAAAAAGCCATCGAAGAAGCACTCACCTCACCACTGCTCAACGACAACGAGATCCGTGGCGCCAAATGGATACTGATCAATATCTCCTCCTCTGAAGGTGAATTCGAACACACCCTCGATGAAATGGATATCATCCAGGCTTACGTACAAAGCCAGGCAGGTGAAGATTGTGACGTCATCCTCGGTGTAGGATACGATCATACCCTCGATCGCAAACTGGGCGTAACCATCATCGCCACCGGCTTCGAACAACGGCCCATCCAGCAAATGAAAGCGAATGCCGCCGAAGCCCCCCGCAAAGAAGAAAAGATCGTGCTGCATCTCAACAATAACACTACCGCCACTAAAGAACCGGAAGAAAAAAAGGTGAATAACCAAGGCACCCTCTTCCAGGAACCCGTGGATATCATGGCGCCCCGCCTGGTAGAACCCATCGTAGCACATCCGGAACCTCCGGCATCATTCACACAGCAGCCAGCGCCTGCACCGCAACTCGATAGACAACAGTACGTTGTCAATATCGAACCTGCACCCGCACCGCAACCTGCCACCCCACAACCACAAACTAACAATAACGTCAACGTGATTCCCCCGCAGCAAAACAACGCCGCCGGTGGATATCCCGCCAGACCCGCTCAGATATACATCGAGCCCAATAATCCGCCTGCTGCCGATAAATCCGAAATGCAGATGGTATTCCGGGAAGAAGAAACACCTGCACAGGATGGTAATCAACCTCCCCACTACACCATCGACGATTTCGAAGAACAAAAACGCAAACAGGCAGAAAGAGTAGCCAAACTCCGCAGCATTAGCTTCAATGTTAAAAACATGGATAGCAACGCTGAAATAGAAAACGTCCCTGCATACGTTCGCCGCAACGTCAACCTCGACAACGGCGCCGGCTCCGCAGAGAACTTCTATTCCAATTATACCATCACGGATAATGGCCAACCTAACCAAACCGAGATCAATACTATCAATACCTTTTTAGATGGGAAAAAGCCGGATTGA
- a CDS encoding FtsW/RodA/SpoVE family cell cycle protein, whose protein sequence is MDSLLHRTKGDRVIWTIVVFLSLVSLLAVYSSTGSLAYRERGGHTEYYLLKQLSVLVLGILIIYFAHRVNYTIYSRAAQIGFIISIPLLIYTLAFGSHINDASRWIRLPIINLTFQTSDVAKLAIFMYVSRQLSKRQHVITDFKKGFLPIIIPVGVICLLIMPANMSTALLLGASCMLLCFIGRVPVKYLLTMIGAGLIGIILVILVAQISGMEMRSKTWGKRLDSFLHDDHNELPYQVQQANIAIAGGGILGKGPGNSTQRNFLPHAYSDYIYATIIEEYGVFGAFLILGAYLLLLLRSIRIFKNCPYAFGAFLALGLSVTLVIQAMTNMAVNVGLFPVTGVTLPLVSMGGSSVLFTSLAIGIILSVSRNVEELEGKKAEQERIAKVMAAQQLETAEA, encoded by the coding sequence ATGGACAGCTTACTTCATAGGACGAAAGGCGACAGGGTCATCTGGACGATAGTAGTATTCCTATCGCTCGTGAGCCTGCTGGCCGTATACAGCTCCACCGGTTCCCTCGCATACAGGGAACGGGGCGGCCATACCGAGTATTACCTGCTCAAACAACTGTCCGTACTCGTACTGGGGATACTGATCATCTATTTCGCACACCGGGTTAACTACACCATCTACTCCCGCGCCGCACAAATAGGATTCATCATCTCCATACCACTGCTCATATACACCCTGGCATTCGGCTCGCATATCAATGATGCCAGCCGCTGGATCAGACTGCCCATCATCAATCTTACCTTCCAAACATCAGATGTAGCCAAACTGGCCATATTCATGTACGTAAGCCGGCAACTGTCCAAAAGACAACATGTCATCACCGACTTTAAAAAAGGCTTCCTGCCCATCATCATACCCGTCGGTGTCATCTGCTTACTCATCATGCCCGCCAATATGAGTACCGCCCTGCTGCTCGGAGCCAGCTGCATGCTGCTCTGCTTCATCGGCCGCGTACCCGTCAAATACCTGCTCACCATGATAGGCGCTGGCCTCATCGGTATCATCCTCGTCATCCTCGTCGCCCAAATCAGCGGCATGGAAATGCGTAGCAAAACCTGGGGCAAACGCCTCGATAGCTTCCTGCACGACGATCATAACGAACTACCCTACCAGGTACAACAAGCCAATATCGCCATCGCCGGCGGCGGCATCTTAGGTAAAGGACCCGGAAACAGCACTCAACGCAACTTCCTGCCTCACGCCTACTCCGACTACATCTACGCTACCATCATTGAAGAATATGGCGTCTTCGGCGCTTTCCTCATACTGGGTGCATACCTCCTGCTGTTACTACGCAGCATCAGGATATTCAAAAACTGTCCCTACGCCTTCGGAGCATTCCTGGCACTGGGACTCAGCGTCACCCTCGTCATCCAGGCAATGACAAACATGGCCGTCAACGTCGGCCTGTTCCCGGTTACAGGGGTAACACTACCACTGGTAAGCATGGGCGGTTCCTCCGTACTGTTTACCAGCCTCGCCATCGGCATCATCCTCAGCGTATCCCGCAACGTGGAAGAACTCGAAGGCAAAAAAGCAGAACAGGAAAGAATCGCCAAAGTAATGGCAGCACAACAACTCGAAACAGCAGAAGCTTAA
- the murC gene encoding UDP-N-acetylmuramate--L-alanine ligase yields MDLNSINRVYFIGIGGIGMSAIARFFNEKGVHVSGYDRTETPLTKQLSAEGMHIHYTDDINLLDPQTSLVVYTPAIPVTHAELNWYREKGFEVVKRSDVLREITRELFAITVGGTHGKTTVSTMIAHLLTHSGYGCNAFLGGISVNYDKNFWSSNKPVAVIEADEYDRSFLKLNPDIAVLTAMDADHLDIYGTESDMQDAFIQYTHNIKPNGTLLARFGLPRAHELKADNKLVYSLQNDAANIYAANIRMIHGGYEFDVIQQDWMIDNVHLHIGGMHNVENAVVAVAVAHLLGIDAAKIRAALADFKGIKRRFEYVIKSDHQVYIDDYAHHPEELRALITSAKALFPGKTCTVIFQPHLYSRTRDLVEGFAESLSLADQVILLPIYPARELPIEGITSDIIAAKIKNTDVLQLSKEEVLEWLKANTAPLLITAGAGDIDQLKEPIKEILNGKPPKEQLT; encoded by the coding sequence ATGGATCTGAACAGCATAAATAGAGTGTATTTCATTGGTATAGGTGGCATCGGAATGAGCGCCATCGCCCGATTCTTCAACGAAAAGGGCGTCCACGTGAGCGGGTACGATCGTACAGAAACCCCCCTCACCAAACAGCTCAGCGCCGAAGGTATGCACATCCACTACACCGATGATATCAACCTGCTGGACCCTCAGACCTCCCTCGTCGTATACACACCAGCCATACCTGTCACACACGCAGAACTCAACTGGTACCGCGAAAAAGGTTTCGAAGTAGTGAAACGCAGCGACGTACTCCGCGAGATCACCCGCGAACTGTTCGCCATCACCGTAGGTGGCACCCATGGCAAAACCACCGTGTCCACCATGATCGCTCACCTGCTCACCCACAGCGGATATGGCTGTAACGCCTTCCTGGGTGGCATCAGCGTCAACTACGACAAAAACTTCTGGAGCAGCAACAAACCGGTCGCCGTCATCGAAGCCGATGAATACGATCGCTCATTCCTTAAACTCAATCCCGACATCGCCGTACTGACCGCCATGGACGCCGATCACCTCGACATATACGGCACCGAATCCGATATGCAGGACGCTTTCATCCAGTACACACACAACATAAAACCAAATGGTACCCTGCTCGCCCGTTTCGGCCTGCCTCGCGCCCATGAACTCAAAGCAGACAATAAACTGGTATACAGCTTGCAGAACGATGCGGCTAACATATATGCCGCCAACATCCGCATGATACATGGAGGCTACGAATTCGACGTCATCCAGCAAGATTGGATGATCGACAACGTCCACCTGCACATCGGTGGTATGCACAACGTAGAAAATGCCGTAGTAGCCGTAGCCGTAGCACACCTCCTGGGTATCGATGCCGCCAAGATCAGAGCCGCACTGGCAGACTTCAAAGGCATCAAACGTAGATTCGAATACGTGATCAAAAGCGATCACCAGGTATATATCGACGACTATGCACACCATCCCGAAGAATTGCGCGCACTCATCACCAGCGCCAAAGCACTCTTCCCGGGAAAAACATGCACCGTCATCTTCCAGCCACACCTGTATAGCCGCACCCGCGACCTCGTAGAGGGCTTCGCCGAAAGCCTCTCCCTCGCAGACCAGGTGATACTGCTACCCATATACCCGGCACGTGAACTGCCCATCGAAGGCATCACCAGCGATATCATCGCCGCTAAGATCAAAAACACCGATGTACTCCAACTGTCAAAAGAAGAAGTACTCGAATGGCTGAAAGCAAATACCGCCCCGCTACTCATTACCGCAGGCGCCGGCGATATCGATCAGCTCAAAGAACCAATAAAAGAAATTTTAAACGGAAAGCCGCCCAAAGAGCAGCTTACGTAA